Within Wyeomyia smithii strain HCP4-BCI-WySm-NY-G18 chromosome 2, ASM2978416v1, whole genome shotgun sequence, the genomic segment CAATTTTGTTATACGCAGCTTTTAGGTCCGTGTAAATTCGTCAACTTGAGGTTTTCGTTCTATGTTGGAGATGCATGTCGATGTGAAATCGAAAATATTGGTGCTAACGGACCAGCCAGGCATAAATCCATGCTGGTCAGTAGAAATGTAGTTTTTAACACGAGATAAAACAAACGTACTCACGATTATTTCAAACGGTTTAGAAGCGGCCGAAAGGCTAGTTATTTCTCGATAGTTCTTCACGTTCCGACGATGTCCACTTTTGAATACCGGAAAcaatctattaagtctagcaggaactatagtgcttttagtgattttgacggttttttgaaaaaaaaaaccttctaggaccgttttaccccatttggcacacttggcttatacatgacattaaagcactatatttagatattttttctagcgatgttaaaaagagtaggatgaccctcaaaattgacaatttttaaatgaaaaatgcgtttttttcgtcaatttaccactttgccatatattgtcaCCATGCTCACCACCATGCACACCATCACcatttgaagtactcttagtgtagaataataccacaaatttttaggaaaatccatcaagtctagcaggagttattgcactttttagtatttggacgtttttggacatatcattttcaagggccgttttaccccacttaacctcaataaaaaaattgaaattttgcaaaacttcctaccttgaatagacaaacaaacgctgaaaatttctgcccaatcggagaacatcaaaacatcATGCGGTTGCGTCtatcgcgaactggctcttagtATGTATTGTGCCACATCCAATAAATGTTGTCAACAAAACATTTCCTCCATTTTCAAAtacacataattttttttcgtatgAATAAACTCATGAAATTTCTGGCAACGAACAATGgaagattgaaaaattacatGGTTAAGAAAAAGTAGTAAAAACCAAGTTAGTAAAATATACCTCTACTTTTATATGACCCTTGACCACGAACTAATGAAAAATACTTCGAAATGGATGTGATTTttgaattcagcataaaaaatacACTTAGATTGAAGTTTTGAACTCAAGACATAGTAAAACAATATTTATGACCGCTTTTCTTAGAAAATGAAACCACTTTTCTAAAAGAAAGGCAatatctaaaatattttttatttctgtttctTAAGCACCAATTGAATTTAGCTACTAGTACTTTAAAGCGCTTGTAACACCCCTACACCCTTCCTAAGTGTAATCTTGGTTAGTGGTAACTATGCTTATAGCAGAGTGGTTATTATAAGTCTCTGATTATTACTCATATCTATTCATAGATTTAAAATTGCTGGGTAAATGAAGCTATAGTTGTTAATGGTCTGCTACATTTTACTCCTATCATTTAGGTCCTCGCTGGTTACCGTTCGTCGGAAATACACCAGCCATACGTAAACTTGCTCGCGCCGCTGAAGGACAACATCTGGCGTTTGAGACTCTCGCCAAGCAGTACAACAGTGCAGTGATCGGACTTAAACTCGGCCGAGAATATGTCGTGGTCGCCATGGGATATCCGGCTGTCCGGGAAGTACACAGCAAGGAAGTCTTCGACGGCAGACCGaacaactttttcattcgattaCGAACCATGGGAACGCGGTAGGTTGTATAGTCGTTTGATGGTTGTTCTTTGTTAAGTAATTTATCCTTCACAGATTGGGTGTAACTTGCACAGATGGTCCATTCTGGACAGAGCACAGAAATTTTGTAACACGTCATCTACGGCAAGCTGGATACGGTAGAAAGCCTATGCAACTGCAGATACAGAATGAGTTGAATGAGCTTATAGGGATTGTGCGGGATCTTAGTGAGGAACCTGTGTGGCCTGGAAGTATCCTTCCAACAAGTGTTATCAATGTTTTGTGGACTTTCACTACTGGGTCAAGAATCGCTAGGGATGATGAAAGACTTGCCAGGTTGCTGTTATTATTACAAAATCGTTCCAAAGCGTTCGATATGTCTGGTGGAATTCTAAGCCAGTTACCGTGGCTTCGGTATATCGCTCCGGAATGGACAGGATATAATTTATTAAAACGCTTCAATAAAGAACTAAACGACTTTTTCATGATTACCATCAAAAAGCATCATGAACAGTACAGTGACAACAAATGCAACGATGATCTGATATATGCATACATTAAAGAAATGAAGGAAAAGCAACACGAGGAGGGTTCCACATTCACGGACCTGCAACTAACAATGATAATTCTAGatattttcattgctggatctCAAACAACAAGTATTACAATTGACCTAGCGTTCATGATATTGGCACTCATGCCAGAGATTCAGCAAAAAATTCGTGACGAGATTGACGCAAACCTTCAACCAGATGAATTACCTCAACAAATCGATCGTACAAATTTACCCTACACGGAAGCGTTTTTACTAGAAGTGCAACGATTCTTTCATATTGTACCGGTCAGCGGTCCTCGAAGAGCATTAGGCGACTGTACGCTAAGTGGTTATCGAGTTCCGAAAAATGCCACCATTCTAATGGGTCTTCGAACAGTCCATATGGATCAGGATCATTGGGGAGATCCCGAAAAGTTCCGACCGGAAAGATTTCTCGATACAGATCTAAAGATTACCAACACAGAACGTTTGATTCCATTTGGTCTTGGTAGACGACGTTGTCTTGGTGAATTGCTAGCTCGATCATGTATGTTTACGTTCATGGTTGGAATATTACAGAAGTTTACCTTACATAAAACGGAAAATGGCTCTGATGAACCCTGCCTGAGTCTGCTGCCTGGAATAACTCTGTCACCTAAGCCATACAAAATCATATTCAGATCAAggtgaaaacagaaaaatattcattaacccttaaatgcgcagcgttgtttcagaaaatattggaaataatgtttcaaaatgaatgtattttaattttttctacaaatatAATAGTTTGGAGCAGTTATCTAGGCTTTGATTTCTTTATTAAAACCTTGATGGCTGTTTATACGAattttatttcttaaaaaaactgatttgaaacgttagtcgcaatgttgttttaaaacaacattgcgcatttaagggttaaatcATCCTCCGGATCTTAAAAGACGAACCACTCAACTGTGTAAATGCTCGAAGTGACTTCAACGAGATTGCAAAAAGGAACCTTACGTTTCAGCAAAACAAAAAACCGTTAATTATAAGCTTTTGAGATGATTTACTGTACTCGAGCCTAATAATTGAATTGTTTGCAATAATGTAGTTACCCTATGCATGAGATATTGTACGCGACAGCCTCAAATCGTTCCTATGTATCACTTTAATTACAAAATGCTAAATAATTATATAATACCTAACCTTAActgactgcaaaaaaaaatcattccctACAAAGTGGTAACTTCGAATCATTGCGTGGTTGGTTGACTGAATCCTGAATTTTAAACTATCCATTGCGACAATGGTTCACGGTAATGGCCACGGTAAACCGGAAAAGTCCACCGGACCTCCCAAGCCAGCATCTGCCTCCAGTAAGCTCATTATCACTGCCATCGCCGCTTCGTCATTACCATCGGTAGTGTTGGCTTGAGCGTGTGAAGCTTCTTGAAAGAATAGGAaaagattaaaataaaacatatttaCAGATTAGTAAATTCTTGTACCGTCTCCAGGGCTGGCAACTGTACTACTTCGTGAATGATTGTACCCTGGTAGAGTACCGTTAACTCGTTGCGTGGAAGGAACTCCACTCACTGAAGAAGCGGGTGAAACACGAGACGATGAAGCTAGCGTTCGTTCTACTGAAGAAACTGCCTCACTCGACAAATTCTTGACTTCCTGGGCAATAGAGCTAAAGTTTTGCGGTATTGAAACGTCAGCTGGATCGGGACTACTCTCTATGAAAGGATAGTAAAGCTTTAAACACTATTCAGAATCCTTCAACTCGACTTTACCTGCTGACGAATCGCCAACCCTTCGTTGATGGTCCATGACTTGTTCCGCTATTTGACGTCCTATTTTACTAGCCTCTACGTGCGAATGTATAATTCGTTGTATTTCGCGTCCATTAGCTGAAGTAATAAAATAAAGCAATTGATAAACTAAATAGAATTTTCCAACGTCATTGAAAAGCAGATTCTTTATTAATTATTTTGGAGCTGTTCGACTTGTCTCGTAAATTACTTCTCAAATCAAAAGTCGAAAGATTAATGTACCCTAACGCCAAAACGTTACTTACaatgattaaaaaaatcatatccAACCGTACTTTGTCCGTTACTTTCGTTGTGTCCTTCACCGAGCTCGGTATTACTGCTGTTATTCCCATTCCCAGCACTGTTAGCACCGTTACCGCTGGGCACCGTAGAACTTCCGCTGCCAAAATTGCCTCCGCTACTGCCCCCAGTATCTGCCAGGTCCGATAGTATCACATTGTTTTTCGCTATCAGATATTCGATCTCTTTAGTCCACGGATTTCGGAAGGATTTCCACTCGCTCTGCAATCGAACGAATCCATTCTCCTTCGTCCGCAGCCTGTAGACAGACGTGGTAACACACTGAGCTCCCTGCAGTGCTGCCTTGTGTGACTCCGCTAGTGCTAGAATGTCTTCATGATGATAGTATTCGTACATACTAGTACCAAGTAACTCCTGGGGAAGAAATCCCAGAGCCAACGTGGCACGTTGATCCACGAATAGGAACTTTCCGTCCATTGCATGACGTGATATGAATTGTACATTTCGCAGGTTAGGAATGTTATTTCGACTAAAGTTTTTGCAACCATTCGATCCAACGGACGCTCCAGTTGCCCCACCAGAACCGTTGGCGCCACTGTCCGTTGGACGTTGATTGTTCTGGTTTCCACTCGACGGTTGTTGATGATTTTGAAACAAACTTGGCTGCACTCGACCTACTGCCACCAAGCAGGACAGATTGCAAGAGTCTCCTTCACCGTCTGCTTCGTGTTCTTCAAGGCCGATTTTGGCCGGAGCCCATGATTTTAGATAGCCAGTGCATTGAATAACTGGATATTTCTTATCTGAAAATAGAAACAGAAGGAAAAAATatgatttagaaaataaaacaattgaGTTACGTAAGGGTAGcaataaacaattttaaatacccCTGAGACGTTCATAAAAATTACCTGAATTCACTTTACTTTTCCTCCGATGGCAACTGGTCGTTGAATTATTCGATTCTGTTTCTTCTTTCACTTGTACGTTTGTTTTGCATTTCATCCGACAAAAAAAGGATCGTCTAGCGCCCGGACACAGCCTTGAAACGCCCTGAGGTACGTCCGTTTTAACTGGAAGCATCGCTAAAATGACAAAATTCTTAACAGTTTTTTCGACTTCAGATAGTATTTTTCAACATACTTTTGGCATCGATCAGTCGCTCCCTTGGGCTTAAATCCGACGAGGAGAGCTGTTCCTTCACCTTCGCAACATCCTTGGGATGAAGAATATCGAACCAACTTTGGCCCAATAGATCACCctgcaacgaaaaaaaaatgttccttCGTTTTCTTTAGTTGCTTTCAGCTTTTTTTCCAGCTTCAATTACCTACCTGAGAGTAATTCAAAATTTGTGAAACGGACTCCGACACGTACAAGATCCGACCTCGATCACAGCCCACCACAAACAGGAACCCTTCGGCCGCCTGCAGTATCAGCATTTTTAACTCCTGGTCTGATATGAAAGCCGGTTTGTAGTGTCCCTCGGTATAGGAATGTACGGCTCCGCGGATCGTTTTCAGATGTTGCACCGCCATTCTTAGGACCGTCAGTTTGTCCAGCTTGCGGGACATAGCATGGCACATGGGAATCATAGCCGACAACTCGGTAATGTAGGTGTTCATTTTATCACGTCGACGTTTCTCAATTTCACTGTGATTTTGCCTGTGGGCGACGGAGGTGAAATAAGAAAATGTTAAGGAATTGAGTAGCTGTCAAACAATTGGGCTGATTCGCAATTAGTAGTGAAACTTGGCTCTGTAATTATACTGGCTTATTCATAATGTTCAACTCACTTTTTGTTTTCATCAGTTGTTCGAACAGATTTCGCATCGTCACAAGTGTCATCTTCAATATCGCTGTTGTCACTGTAATGCAAACGATTGTACATaattattaattaattattattaacacaaaggaaaaatattaaaaagttatATACTTATGcatgattttgaaaatttattaatAAATTAGTGTGTAAAATACATATTTTAATGAATATTTCCAAAATTTCTTCAAGATCAGTTGACTAAACTCGAAAGCATGAGAATTTATTGCGCAATCATACGTGCAACGAAACGTcaacttatttttcaaaaatacctTGCTAAGTGCACTTTAACCTAGGCAACGCTTTTGCTCATGCTGTTCGTAATACGACCGATAAATTAAAGGAGTTTCGCTAAAATCTGATGACCTATCTTTCGTATTCGCCGAATCTAGCGCCGATCGGCCATTTCCTGTTCCCCACGGTTGAAAATGTGACACTCTGACAAGCGATACTACttgaatgaaaaattatagttgAAGGATTTGACGCGTAGTACCTACAAAAAAAACCTGCATCAAAATGTTAAGGGACCGGTCAAAGggaaaaaatccttttttttttataaaaattttcgtCGAACAATTTTCAGGCCACGCAGTGCTTTGAACTGTGTAATGAAGTATGTTTTCTTTCagtatatttcaataaaagTAGTTCAAATGATTATAATTTCGCAACTTTACCTCATGCAAATATTGCTGAGACAAGAAATGAACCAGCTGAGAATAAAACTCAATGGacaaaaagttttgaaattgaCAGTAGGAAAGGGAGTAGAACCAAATTTAATGCTTGCATTGACAAAACTGATTAAATAATCCGTATAATTAAACCTTATCATTTCACTCATACCAAACGAAAATCAAGAGATATTGTCCTCAAAACTTCGAAAAATGTGACGGACAGACTTCTCTGGTTCTTTTTTTATCATGGTCGAGTAGTGAAGTTACAGTTGAATTAGTTCAGTTCAAATCTCTCGCCTTCGAGCGGTAGATTTTCACCAAACGGTTCTTGAAAGTGTCCAGAGTCATAGATATTACTTCACCCAGCTTTCCTAGCGTGTACCATAAAAGCTAAAGTCCAATAGATTCAAATCGGGAGAAGATATGGACCATTCAGAGGTAAATTTCCGCTGCCACACTGCTGAACAACCAATGCCTTATGCGGTGACACTGAATCTTGTTGAAGGCAGAAACTTTTTTCTCCAAATAATTTCTTGGCACAAAGCAGCAAATGGTCTTTTAAGACGTGCTGctcttctttttaatttttacaccTCTGTCGATGAATAACAGTGGTACTCTTTTATCGGCTGGAATgtagaggtgggcaatccgcttacgaactgatctaaagagctggttcttcaaagtgagtgagtgatctatcgttcttttttaaagagcggtaactctccccttacttcaagcaaaaagctcAAGCCGATTTTGTTGattagacaccgcaagcgagagccatatgaatgttttacaccccaagcgcaaagcggcgtgcgacactgcaatagaactcccagaaaatagctaccgccggctgcctgctctcctatgcataaccatccacccgccgtgggaataaaaaaaaatctacttgccacagttcacacacagcacacgggctggctaacgccgggacgcaaacgaaaagtggaacgaaaagagcgaaagaactggttcactgatcttttgaacCTATGCAGACAACCCGCTcccgagctgatcagaaaatcagttctttaaaagatcTAAATCTTCTaatcgcgagcggattgcctgcgagctgaacaaaagagtcatcggaagaaccagttcttccgagagcgaaagatttcgctctttcaaagaactggatcttttgatcagcctgcgagcggattgccagatcagtgaatcagttctttcgttcttttcgttccacatccattcgtgtgcgtactcggcgttagtcaacccgtgtacctgtgtatggactgttgcaagttgtttttttttgcatgctcttgcggctggctggtggctgggtgatgaaaaatgcaagtcatgcatatcagggcagacgtttggttgcagcttgtttctgggagttctattgtaattttgcgcgcgaccttgcgcttggcaaatcgggtgtaaagctttcacctggctctcgcttgcggtgtctgataattagctacactgataaaaaccaaaaattatgtaggaacgaaaagagcgagtgagctgttaaaaagaactagttcatcttagtgagcggaaccgctctgatccgctcactatagtgaaccatttttcccacctctacTGGAATGTACGTTTTTCGAAATTTGACTGCCACCCAACTGTACACGAATAATCTGTTCAAATTCAAATATGACAGCTTTCTTCTGATCTACATGGTGCTCATTCCAGCAAGACACAAAATCTTGAGAGCTATCTCTACTTCAATCTATTACAATTTTCCTCTGAATGAATGAAACAGTGCCTTTGATCACTTACAAGTGAACTGCAAACATGTGtcataatcaaaacaaacacagctgATTCACTGAGTAGGCCTCGATGCGAAAAGAGGTATTTTATTGTGTGTATCACTCTCCCGGTGACACCctgtatttaaaaataaatgtgtaGATTAAGAGTGACAGACTTTACCGGTGTATACCGATAGCAGATTTTAAAAAGAATGGCAGTGCTCTACACTTTTGATGAAATAAATAGAGGAAGCGTACCAGTTATGGTAATAcctaaaacccaaattaatccacttattttttaaaatcaatttactcgaccacttcaattttcagaaaaaatgcaCCTTGATCATATTtactggatttattttccactctAAATGACGAATTGTTAGTAGTTAACACTGAAACTGTACCGAAcctttaaaacataacatttaaacacatataaacataaataaacacatgcaaaaaacatgaaacaaatatgtttcaaatatatgacgcgactTGTTTtaatcgtggtataatcgaaacgtcattGTACTTATGTTTAGGCTAGATTCGATCATATTTAGACTTGATTCAGTATCGTTCGATAAAATATCGTCctagattcgattatttatagtaggattttttttttctatttcaaatatgactttcttttcacaactttcgaACCACGTGTACAATCATGATAATTCACCAGCTATCCCCATGTTGTGTCAAATACATGtgtgaactaaaaaaaaacagctatcCCTTAGGGCGGCATCAATAAATCACGTAACCTCATAAGGGgaggggggtatccttgagaGTTACACAGAGGAGGAGGGGAGttgagttcagcgttacgtaacaaaaaaatctctggagagactttccaaaaacgagcatcaaGCATGAGCATTTATCATGCAAatccttctacagcgttacgttaGGAGTTGgccgttacgtttcgttacatatggggggtggggatccaaaaattggaatttttgcgttacgtaatttacggATGTCGCCTAACTGTCTAATATCTTCATCTGattcatctgatatcagtattgttcaaatcggttgtgtagtttctgatataataaagtttcgtgattttcacattttgataaattaCAGACGAAgatacattccgattacagtaaaattcaataggatgttatgaggTAGCTtaagttcagccatctctgagaaaagtgagtgagtttaagtagttttcggaatatgtttcttttcatagctggaatttacatgtttatttaaatatatcaagcaaagtaaaagtccgtttacaaaacaaattaatagggtcttattgggcaactagaccttctatatgacacttattttatgaaaatcggtccagaacacgtttctttccactTCTTCTTctaaaccacatgtccaatcttcataaaattcaaaagctaggtagcccgttcattaaaaaccaattttgttaaaatcggttgtgtagtttctgagataatgaactttcgtgattttcacttttttagggttcatttcatttttttagggtttgatggggcaactagacctttcgtttgagaataatttaatgaaaatcggtccagacatctctgagaaaatcaagttatatttgaaaagttgcacatacacacgcacacatatacacatgcacatacacacacacaccattcggccctttgaagcTCTCTATAAcctcggttttgccagtgattgctatacctttctaggagaaaggcaaaatgtaCCAATTATGACATGAACCTGCTATGGCCTATGCAGTTTAAATGGAGTagtgccataactggtaccattgcgcttatgcgatacaaccataactggtgcacttgccatcACTGGCTCACTTACCCTAAATAATGTTGGTCCAGCTGTTGTTTATGTCTCTCAACGTCTCGATTCAATGAGTGccttatttatttacatttaGACGGCATCCAGAAATTATGAAACGCTCAAAGGCCGACGGGAAGTAATAATTTTAGGTTTAatatcagcgttacgtaacaaaaaatggGTCGATGTCTCTGCTCTGCGTTGCAATAATGAGTAAGGCAATAACTCATTATTGCAACACAAAGTAGAGACATCgacccagttttttttttttgacaaaaggaCTACGTTaaaccgcactatattgagatacattttGCGGAAGctgaaaccaaggtgtaacgacgttggaatgaaagatttaaaacggtaatactgatgtaaccacaggatggatcacaataatcaatgtgTCGTTCGATtggtaaaatgatggacaattttgtggttCTTCAGTTATCGTCATcacaaatttcataaaagtttcaaggtcgaattttcacgaacaatgtaccaatcatatgcaagcacgcctggcacagacgtcatgagtagacaccaactgcccgctgtgatatcctgtatagcagtggcaaaaaaaaaaatcgacaaaatctccccgtcccaataggtcaactaacgtttgctCCTATGTGCCTAGGCTATTTTCATatcttgaaggtaaagctttttcggaaagttcgtaaccacctccactatcagacagtttaacgttctgctgttagaatgttattaaaactgatgtcttgaaagaaaacatgctggcacaggcaacggtactgcaccgagcaatgtatgaatagagcgctggtcactcgtcatctgtcagtgcagaagaactcgataGTCATTTATGTGCTGCTTTCGACGCACAgtgaggcgtgttgggttaacgcgtaggtgtcgttttgcgatctggaacacaatcgaattgccgtttagattttcttcttcttcttgtttcgtatagtagcaaatatcagtattctaatatgattattcgggtgccgcaaaatacgccgCGCCACcagggacaacaaaattctgtacgcgccggtagaggcagatagcaaaGTATATAATTTCGGTGCATTGTACACATAAAATAAGTTGTTTAGTTtagaactctacactctgtttttctcagatttattaaaataactaaatatagagtatttaaaagacaatagagaaCCAAAATACAGATCTTTCAAAAGGTAATtcaacgagctgtactgatgattatattttgccagccagaattttttctgttgccaaaaatgaacggttcttatTTCACGActgtttttactttttaaacGGCCAAAGACGACATTAACAGTACTTATAACCTTGCAACGGGAAATCCACCACTTGCAGGAGGAATTGTGCATAACTTCAAAAATAAGCATTTAAAACATTGTGTGAATAAAATCACTAAAGGGGTCATGGACGTGGGAGATGAAGAATATCAAGAAGCCAGTTGTCTCGCCTTAGGGGTTTAATAatcgctattgaatttcattgcgaTTCGATGtgccatttaaaaaaactgccTAAATGTGAAAACAATGTTACCAAGGAAACTACTTTGAAAAGGCGACGAGGAACTTGAAAGAAGGCGATCAACAACCGTAGACAGGAGGTTTTTAACATTGAGAATCAAAAGGCAACCTGGACTAATAAAGGCTCCGATACAAACTATCTAGGAAACAAGGGGTGAACAACTTGTTCCGGTAATCATAATTGACAAATATGTGGATCGTTTGAATATCTtgttttgaacaaaataaataactttcaTTAAAAAGAAATGTACTGAACAATGTAAGTTACATAGTAATTCAAATTTCTACGAGgggaaggaggggggggggggggtatttgtaaaatgttatgtaattttcTGTGAAGAGGCGTTACGTGTTGATACAGATGGAGAAGTGTGGatcgaaatattgtttttttgcgaGATATTCTGGCACTGCATCTCCGGTTAACAGTATATTGGAAGACTTTCGGCATAAGCATGTTTCACCacttagaaaaaaagttttgtcaCACGATTCAAGGTCGCATCACGTAGTAACATCACGTGTGATGTGATTTAATAGGCCCTATTGCAGAAGTCGAGTAGACTCGACTCTACCACGTATGTCAAACGAGACGAGCTGCTCGTCGAAGCTTCTGTAATACGTAATATATTGATTGCGATAACGATTGGCGAATGATCACTGCCGTGGAGATCATTAATCACCCTCCACTAGCAATCTAATAGTCATCATGTCGAGCAATGAAATTAATCACTCACATAATACAAAATTGTAAACACG encodes:
- the LOC129720683 gene encoding basic helix-loop-helix ARNT-like protein 1 isoform X3, with translation MPEEEREFLTLDELKPHQLTELGVAVSSYSPQAQQHALVPAAALSSHITGNPVISTGGLLQNYHHHNVFYNIHAARSPNTNANTGGNEHLTASEIVSSNSAVLDSMQRSMSSVSNHNSHQQNLQDSGSENHQHLSGNDHGHRLHQQQQHAPHTDSSGNGAAEEGRKRKFSFNDNSDIEDDTCDDAKSVRTTDENKKQNHSEIEKRRRDKMNTYITELSAMIPMCHAMSRKLDKLTVLRMAVQHLKTIRGAVHSYTEGHYKPAFISDQELKMLILQAAEGFLFVVGCDRGRILYVSESVSQILNYSQGDLLGQSWFDILHPKDVAKVKEQLSSSDLSPRERLIDAKTMLPVKTDVPQGVSRLCPGARRSFFCRMKCKTNVQVKEETESNNSTTSCHRRKSKVNSDKKYPVIQCTGYLKSWAPAKIGLEEHEADGEGDSCNLSCLVAVGRVQPSLFQNHQQPSSGNQNNQRPTDSGANGSGGATGASVGSNGCKNFSRNNIPNLRNVQFISRHAMDGKFLFVDQRATLALGFLPQELLGTSMYEYYHHEDILALAESHKAALQGAQCVTTSVYRLRTKENGFVRLQSEWKSFRNPWTKEIEYLIAKNNVILSDLADTGGSSGGNFGSGSSTVPSGNGANSAGNGNNSSNTELGEGHNESNGQTNGREIQRIIHSHVEASKIGRQIAEQVMDHQRRVGDSSAESSPDPADVSIPQNFSSIAQEVKNLSSEAVSSVERTLASSSRVSPASSVSGVPSTQRVNGTLPGYNHSRSSTVASPGDEASHAQANTTDGNDEAAMAVIMSLLEADAGLGGPVDFSGLPWPLP
- the LOC129720683 gene encoding protein cycle isoform X5, with the protein product MQRSMSSVSNHNSHQQNLQDSGSENHQHLSGNDHGHRLHQQQQHAPHTDSSGNGAAEEGRKRKFSFNDNSDIEDDTCDDAKSVRTTDENKKQNHSEIEKRRRDKMNTYITELSAMIPMCHAMSRKLDKLTVLRMAVQHLKTIRGAVHSYTEGHYKPAFISDQELKMLILQAAEGFLFVVGCDRGRILYVSESVSQILNYSQGDLLGQSWFDILHPKDVAKVKEQLSSSDLSPRERLIDAKTMLPVKTDVPQGVSRLCPGARRSFFCRMKCKTNVQVKEETESNNSTTSCHRRKSKVNSDKKYPVIQCTGYLKSWAPAKIGLEEHEADGEGDSCNLSCLVAVGRVQPSLFQNHQQPSSGNQNNQRPTDSGANGSGGATGASVGSNGCKNFSRNNIPNLRNVQFISRHAMDGKFLFVDQRATLALGFLPQELLGTSMYEYYHHEDILALAESHKAALQGAQCVTTSVYRLRTKENGFVRLQSEWKSFRNPWTKEIEYLIAKNNVILSDLADTGGSSGGNFGSGSSTVPSGNGANSAGNGNNSSNTELGEGHNESNGQSTVGYDFFNHSNGREIQRIIHSHVEASKIGRQIAEQVMDHQRRVGDSSAESSPDPADVSIPQNFSSIAQEVKNLSSEAVSSVERTLASSSRVSPASSVSGVPSTQRVNGTLPGYNHSRSSTVASPGDEASHAQANTTDGNDEAAMAVIMSLLEADAGLGGPVDFSGLPWPLP
- the LOC129720683 gene encoding protein cycle isoform X4 — its product is MIYSKSANTGGNEHLTASEIVSSNSAVLDSMQRSMSSVSNHNSHQQNLQDSGSENHQHLSGNDHGHRLHQQQQHAPHTDSSGNGAAEEGRKRKFSFNDNSDIEDDTCDDAKSVRTTDENKKQNHSEIEKRRRDKMNTYITELSAMIPMCHAMSRKLDKLTVLRMAVQHLKTIRGAVHSYTEGHYKPAFISDQELKMLILQAAEGFLFVVGCDRGRILYVSESVSQILNYSQGDLLGQSWFDILHPKDVAKVKEQLSSSDLSPRERLIDAKTMLPVKTDVPQGVSRLCPGARRSFFCRMKCKTNVQVKEETESNNSTTSCHRRKSKVNSDKKYPVIQCTGYLKSWAPAKIGLEEHEADGEGDSCNLSCLVAVGRVQPSLFQNHQQPSSGNQNNQRPTDSGANGSGGATGASVGSNGCKNFSRNNIPNLRNVQFISRHAMDGKFLFVDQRATLALGFLPQELLGTSMYEYYHHEDILALAESHKAALQGAQCVTTSVYRLRTKENGFVRLQSEWKSFRNPWTKEIEYLIAKNNVILSDLADTGGSSGGNFGSGSSTVPSGNGANSAGNGNNSSNTELGEGHNESNGQSTVGYDFFNHSNGREIQRIIHSHVEASKIGRQIAEQVMDHQRRVGDSSAESSPDPADVSIPQNFSSIAQEVKNLSSEAVSSVERTLASSSRVSPASSVSGVPSTQRVNGTLPGYNHSRSSTVASPGDEASHAQANTTDGNDEAAMAVIMSLLEADAGLGGPVDFSGLPWPLP